In uncultured Ilyobacter sp., a genomic segment contains:
- a CDS encoding D-alanyl-D-alanine carboxypeptidase family protein: MRKKIGIFLSVIFCLITFANEDYTSLLIGDMGGNVYYRENFNEKHPMASVTKMMTMMITYDHIRNKDISLEDRVEITSEARSVGGSMIWIPGGARLTVRDLIKATAIYSANNAAYALAEHIGMGDVDSFVKEMNQKAEELGLEDEVEFYTPTGLPSSMTGKPMDKGTALGIYKLSLEALKYPEYITIASLKKDFIQDGTQRLVNRNKLLSKEKGIFGIKTGHHSKAGYNISVAAKRDGITTIVVVFGSPDEETRDKVVTEHLDKFYDEYHVEKLIEMSKPMVEVDVEGGKKDTIYGYPEEDFEQLISKNWGVEIRKTYIKSIEAPVTKERVLGSYQLIINGKQVKEGKIYTIESVEKERFLDKVKKIF, translated from the coding sequence TTGAGAAAAAAAATTGGAATATTTTTATCTGTTATATTCTGTTTGATAACCTTTGCAAATGAAGATTATACATCTTTGTTGATTGGGGACATGGGTGGAAATGTCTATTATAGGGAAAATTTTAATGAAAAGCATCCTATGGCATCTGTCACTAAAATGATGACGATGATGATAACCTACGATCATATCAGAAACAAAGATATAAGCCTAGAAGACAGAGTGGAAATAACTTCAGAAGCGAGGTCTGTGGGAGGAAGCATGATCTGGATTCCAGGAGGAGCTAGACTGACAGTAAGAGACCTTATAAAGGCTACTGCAATTTATTCTGCTAATAATGCAGCCTATGCCCTTGCAGAGCATATAGGTATGGGAGATGTGGATTCGTTTGTGAAAGAGATGAATCAAAAGGCTGAAGAACTGGGTCTAGAAGATGAAGTGGAGTTTTATACTCCTACGGGCCTTCCCTCTTCTATGACTGGTAAACCCATGGATAAAGGAACTGCTTTAGGGATTTATAAATTATCCTTAGAGGCACTGAAATATCCAGAGTACATAACCATTGCCTCGTTAAAAAAGGACTTTATACAAGATGGGACTCAGCGTCTGGTCAACAGAAATAAGCTTCTTTCCAAGGAAAAGGGGATTTTCGGAATAAAAACGGGCCATCACTCTAAAGCAGGTTATAACATAAGTGTCGCTGCAAAAAGAGACGGGATAACGACTATAGTAGTAGTGTTCGGATCACCTGATGAAGAAACAAGAGATAAAGTCGTAACTGAACACTTAGATAAATTCTATGATGAATATCATGTGGAGAAACTGATAGAAATGTCAAAGCCAATGGTTGAAGTGGATGTTGAGGGCGGAAAAAAAGATACTATATATGGATATCCAGAGGAAGATTTTGAACAGTTGATTAGTAAAAATTGGGGAGTGGAAATAAGAAAGACCTATATAAAAAGTATAGAGGCTCCCGTAACAAAGGAGAGAGTACTAGGTAGTTATCAGCTTATTATAAATGGGAAACAAGTTAAAGAGGGGAAAATTTATACTATAGAGAGTGTAGAAAAAGAGCGATTTCTAGATAAAGTTAAAAAAATATTCTAA
- the nifU gene encoding Fe-S cluster assembly scaffold protein NifU translates to MQYSEKVMDHFMNPRNVGTIEDPDGYGKVGSPSCGDVMEIFLKIENDIIKDVKFRTFGCASAIATSSISTEMILNKNVSEALQLTNKAVAEALDGLPPAKMHCSVLAEEGIKAAIEDYMSKK, encoded by the coding sequence ATGCAGTATTCAGAAAAAGTAATGGATCATTTTATGAATCCGAGAAATGTAGGAACAATAGAGGATCCAGACGGATATGGGAAAGTAGGGAGTCCTTCATGTGGAGATGTTATGGAAATATTTCTAAAGATAGAAAATGATATTATTAAGGATGTAAAGTTTAGAACTTTTGGCTGTGCATCGGCTATAGCAACTTCGTCTATATCTACTGAAATGATATTGAATAAAAATGTAAGTGAAGCTTTACAGCTTACTAATAAAGCTGTAGCAGAAGCACTAGATGGTCTACCACCTGCAAAAATGCACTGCTCTGTACTTGCAGAAGAAGGTATAAAAGCTGCTATAGAAGATTATATGAGCAAAAAATAG
- the nifS gene encoding cysteine desulfurase NifS codes for MRVYLDNNATTKMDKEALEAMLPYFSEIYGNASSMHSFGNESKKAMVEARKTIADIFGIETDELIFTGSGSESDNLAIRGVAKAYRKRGNHIITSAVEHPAVRNTCRELEKEGYEVTYVSVDENGVIKLDELKKAIKKETILITVMHGNNEVGSIQPVEEIGKLAKENRIVFHVDAVQTVGKLDIKPKEMGIDLLTFSGHKFYGPKGIGGLFIKAGTRLGKVLTGGGQEKKLRPGTSDVPGMVGMAKALEVAHRNIEEEFKREEELRDYFESELLKRVPEIQINAKGAKRLPGTSSITFKYLEGESILLTLNFKGIAVSSGSACSSDDLQASHVLLAMGIPVEIAHGTIRFSFGKYNTREEVDYVLQELPPIVEKLRMISPLWNEFKAGK; via the coding sequence ATGAGAGTATATCTAGATAATAACGCCACAACAAAGATGGACAAGGAAGCTCTCGAAGCCATGCTTCCTTATTTTAGTGAAATTTATGGAAATGCGTCTAGCATGCACAGTTTTGGAAATGAATCTAAAAAAGCGATGGTTGAGGCTAGGAAAACAATAGCGGATATCTTTGGAATAGAGACAGATGAACTTATATTTACAGGTTCGGGTTCGGAATCTGACAACCTTGCAATAAGAGGGGTAGCAAAGGCTTATAGAAAAAGAGGAAATCATATAATAACAAGTGCTGTAGAACATCCTGCAGTTAGGAATACATGCAGGGAACTTGAAAAAGAGGGATATGAGGTAACCTATGTTTCTGTAGATGAAAATGGGGTCATAAAACTCGATGAGCTGAAAAAGGCAATAAAAAAAGAAACAATACTGATAACAGTGATGCATGGAAACAATGAGGTGGGAAGTATCCAGCCAGTGGAAGAGATTGGAAAACTGGCTAAAGAAAACAGAATTGTTTTTCATGTAGATGCAGTGCAGACTGTTGGAAAGCTAGATATAAAACCTAAAGAGATGGGTATAGACCTTCTTACATTTTCAGGACACAAATTTTATGGTCCTAAGGGTATAGGGGGATTATTTATAAAAGCCGGAACAAGACTGGGAAAGGTGCTTACTGGAGGGGGACAGGAGAAGAAACTCAGACCTGGAACATCTGATGTACCTGGGATGGTAGGTATGGCAAAAGCCCTTGAGGTGGCACACAGAAATATAGAGGAAGAATTTAAAAGAGAAGAAGAGTTGAGGGATTATTTTGAAAGTGAACTTCTCAAAAGAGTACCTGAAATACAAATTAACGCAAAAGGTGCTAAGAGGCTTCCTGGAACTTCTAGCATTACCTTTAAATATTTGGAAGGGGAATCAATACTTCTTACCCTTAACTTTAAAGGGATAGCTGTTAGTTCTGGATCGGCTTGTTCTTCAGATGATCTTCAGGCATCACATGTTTTACTTGCAATGGGAATACCCGTTGAGATTGCTCACGGAACCATAAGATTTAGTTTTGGTAAATATAATACTAGAGAGGAAGTTGATTATGTGTTGCAGGAACTTCCGCCTATTGTTGAAAAATTGAGAATGATATCACCTCTTTGGAATGAATTTAAAGCTGGAAAATAA
- the nth gene encoding endonuclease III, with protein MTKVEKAKKIIKILNEKFGKPHCALNYNTDFELLVAVILSAQCTDVRVNMVTEKMFKVVNTPESVMDMPQKELENHIKSTGFFRNKAKNIKMCSKELVEKYGGKVPSQMENLIALPGVGRKTANVVRGEIWGLSDGVTVDTHVKRLSNLIGFVKEENVEKIERELMKIVPKERWIDFSHYLILQGRDVCIARRPKCCICEINHLCNYGRKTMRKIAEKKLNISL; from the coding sequence ATGACCAAGGTAGAAAAAGCTAAAAAAATAATAAAAATTCTAAATGAAAAGTTTGGAAAACCTCACTGCGCTTTAAACTATAATACAGATTTTGAGCTTTTGGTAGCCGTTATTCTGTCGGCTCAGTGTACCGATGTCAGGGTAAACATGGTGACAGAAAAGATGTTTAAAGTAGTAAATACACCTGAGTCTGTCATGGATATGCCTCAAAAAGAGCTGGAAAATCATATTAAGAGTACGGGTTTTTTTAGAAACAAGGCTAAGAATATAAAGATGTGCAGCAAAGAACTCGTGGAGAAATACGGAGGAAAGGTTCCCTCACAAATGGAAAATCTAATCGCTCTTCCAGGGGTTGGAAGAAAAACAGCCAACGTTGTAAGGGGAGAGATATGGGGTCTTTCAGACGGTGTCACAGTAGATACTCATGTGAAGAGGCTGAGTAACCTGATCGGATTTGTGAAGGAAGAAAATGTAGAGAAGATAGAAAGAGAGCTTATGAAAATAGTTCCTAAAGAACGGTGGATAGACTTCTCTCACTATCTAATTCTTCAGGGCAGAGACGTGTGCATAGCCAGAAGGCCTAAATGCTGTATCTGTGAAATCAACCACTTGTGTAATTACGGAAGAAAGACAATGAGGAAAATAGCCGAAAAAAAGTTGAATATATCCCTGTAA
- a CDS encoding pyridoxal phosphate-dependent aminotransferase yields MNYSTRVKNLKTSPIRKLLPYAIEAKAKGKKIYHLNIGQPDIKTPESFFTAISSSQTEVLAYSNSQGDPNLIEAISDYYKTYDMDFGIDEILITIGGSEALLFALIATCDPGDNVVVPQPFYSSYPGFGCMVNVEVSPITTHAEDGFRLPSKEEIAKSINEKSRAIIISNPGNPTGVIYTREEMETLAELAIEHDLFIISDEVYREFVYDGDYTSFGKLEHVKDRVIIVDSISKRYSACGSRIGSLASKNKELMAQMLKLCQGRLCAPTLEQIGATELYKTPASYFEEVNKEYKKRRDVLYRELSTIEGVVCTKPAGAFYTIVKLPVESAEDFVIFMIRDFDMDGETVMMAPAEGFYSEPGLGKDEVRIAYVLNEESLVRAISILKAGLEKYNSIKNSQK; encoded by the coding sequence ATGAATTATTCAACTCGAGTCAAAAATTTAAAAACATCTCCAATCAGGAAACTCTTACCTTATGCCATAGAAGCAAAAGCAAAGGGTAAAAAAATATATCACCTTAATATAGGTCAGCCTGACATAAAGACTCCAGAATCTTTTTTCACTGCCATATCATCTTCACAGACTGAAGTTTTAGCTTATTCCAATTCCCAGGGAGATCCAAATCTAATAGAGGCGATTTCTGATTATTACAAAACTTATGATATGGACTTTGGAATAGACGAGATACTTATAACCATAGGAGGAAGTGAAGCTCTCCTTTTTGCCCTTATAGCAACCTGTGACCCAGGGGACAACGTAGTCGTTCCACAGCCTTTTTATTCAAGCTACCCAGGTTTTGGATGCATGGTAAACGTAGAGGTTTCCCCTATCACAACTCATGCCGAAGATGGTTTTAGACTCCCCTCTAAAGAGGAGATAGCAAAATCTATAAATGAAAAGTCTAGAGCTATAATTATCTCTAATCCCGGAAATCCTACTGGGGTTATTTATACCAGAGAAGAGATGGAAACTCTTGCAGAACTTGCGATAGAGCACGATCTATTTATAATCTCCGATGAAGTTTACAGAGAATTTGTTTACGACGGTGATTATACAAGCTTTGGAAAATTAGAACATGTAAAAGATAGGGTTATTATTGTAGACAGTATCTCAAAACGTTATAGCGCTTGTGGATCGAGAATAGGCTCTCTTGCAAGTAAGAACAAAGAACTTATGGCTCAGATGTTAAAACTCTGTCAGGGAAGACTCTGTGCCCCTACTCTTGAGCAGATCGGTGCTACGGAGCTCTACAAGACACCTGCAAGCTATTTTGAAGAGGTTAACAAAGAGTATAAAAAAAGGAGAGATGTTCTATATCGTGAGCTTAGCACCATTGAAGGAGTGGTTTGTACAAAACCTGCCGGTGCATTTTATACAATAGTTAAACTCCCTGTGGAAAGTGCCGAAGATTTTGTCATCTTCATGATTAGAGATTTTGACATGGATGGAGAAACTGTTATGATGGCTCCTGCAGAAGGGTTTTATTCAGAGCCTGGATTAGGTAAAGACGAAGTTAGGATCGCTTATGTACTCAACGAGGAATCTCTAGTAAGAGCTATCTCCATTTTGAAGGCAGGTCTCGAAAAGTACAACTCTATAAAGAACTCTCAAAAATAA
- the tyrS gene encoding tyrosine--tRNA ligase produces the protein MNMEQEVKRQMEILKRGVEEIISERELEDKIKKSLETGKPLVVKLGIDPTGSDLHIGHAVPLRKLRQFQDLGHRVKFLIGTFTARIGDPTGKSETRKMLSAEDIQKNIETYLEQVKLILDLEKTEVVYNGDWLEKLSLEDVLKLLSQFTVAQMVQREDFSKRLSEGKPVSLVEFMYPILQGYDSVAIEADVELGATEQKFNILRGRDLQKNAGQQQQVCMMMPILVGLDGVEKMSKSLGNYIGVTEAPNDMFGKVMSVSDELMWNYYEVATDVSLEEIESLKEGVANGTIHPMDCKKRLGEEIVKIYHSEEKGKQAREWFENVFSNRNMAVDLPEVKIDADEVSAIDLLVRELMFLKSTSEARRLISQGGFKINDEAVKDLKAVIKIEDGMVVRAGKKKIVKVIK, from the coding sequence ATGAATATGGAACAAGAGGTAAAAAGACAGATGGAGATCCTAAAAAGGGGTGTAGAGGAGATAATCTCTGAAAGAGAACTAGAAGATAAAATAAAAAAATCCTTGGAAACTGGGAAGCCTTTGGTTGTAAAACTAGGGATAGACCCTACAGGCTCAGACCTTCATATAGGGCACGCAGTTCCCCTTAGAAAGCTTAGACAGTTTCAGGATCTAGGACACAGAGTGAAGTTTTTGATAGGAACATTCACAGCAAGGATAGGCGATCCTACAGGGAAATCTGAAACTAGAAAGATGCTGAGCGCCGAAGATATACAGAAAAATATAGAGACTTATCTTGAGCAGGTAAAGCTTATTCTTGATCTTGAAAAAACAGAAGTTGTGTATAACGGAGACTGGCTTGAGAAACTTTCTCTTGAAGATGTACTGAAGCTTCTTTCTCAGTTTACAGTGGCCCAGATGGTTCAGAGGGAAGACTTCTCTAAAAGGCTCAGTGAGGGGAAACCTGTATCTCTTGTGGAGTTCATGTATCCAATCCTTCAAGGGTATGACTCTGTGGCTATAGAGGCAGACGTGGAGCTTGGAGCCACAGAACAGAAGTTTAATATATTAAGAGGAAGGGACCTTCAGAAAAATGCCGGACAGCAGCAGCAGGTGTGCATGATGATGCCTATTCTTGTAGGACTTGACGGAGTAGAAAAGATGTCAAAATCCCTCGGGAACTATATAGGGGTGACAGAGGCACCTAACGATATGTTTGGTAAGGTAATGTCCGTATCTGACGAGTTAATGTGGAATTATTATGAAGTTGCGACAGATGTATCATTAGAAGAGATCGAATCCTTAAAAGAGGGAGTTGCGAATGGGACAATTCACCCTATGGATTGTAAAAAAAGACTCGGAGAAGAGATTGTAAAAATTTATCACTCTGAAGAAAAGGGAAAACAGGCCAGAGAGTGGTTTGAAAATGTATTTTCCAACAGAAATATGGCTGTAGACCTTCCTGAGGTAAAAATAGATGCAGATGAAGTCAGTGCTATAGATCTTTTGGTAAGAGAGCTGATGTTTCTTAAGTCTACCTCTGAAGCCAGAAGACTGATAAGTCAGGGTGGATTCAAGATAAATGATGAAGCGGTAAAAGACCTAAAGGCAGTTATAAAGATAGAGGATGGAATGGTAGTAAGAGCAGGAAAGAAAAAAATAGTAAAGGTTATAAAGTGA
- a CDS encoding GNAT family N-acetyltransferase, which produces MKDVVLRRAEERDIPEIYEHLHKDYVKKYYTENEKQEWENHKKWYKFLIKSPYFLLYVLEDSKGKFLGQLKFELDGQTAILSIYMSKSSRGKGMGKAAILKGIKELALSCENIEIVLGYILEENEASIKTFEKSGFIFEKVEDYHGIEHLLYVKKLKS; this is translated from the coding sequence TTGAAAGATGTTGTTTTGAGAAGAGCAGAAGAACGTGATATACCCGAAATATATGAGCATCTTCACAAGGATTATGTGAAAAAGTATTATACAGAAAATGAGAAACAAGAGTGGGAAAATCATAAAAAGTGGTATAAATTTCTCATAAAATCTCCCTACTTCCTACTTTATGTTTTAGAAGATTCAAAGGGTAAGTTTTTGGGTCAGCTTAAGTTCGAACTTGACGGGCAAACCGCTATATTGAGTATATATATGTCAAAGTCAAGCAGGGGAAAAGGCATGGGAAAAGCCGCTATTTTAAAAGGTATAAAAGAACTGGCTTTGTCTTGTGAAAATATAGAGATAGTTTTAGGCTATATTCTGGAGGAGAATGAGGCTTCTATTAAAACCTTTGAAAAATCAGGTTTTATATTTGAAAAAGTAGAGGATTATCACGGGATAGAGCACCTTCTTTACGTAAAAAAACTCAAGTCTTGA
- the pykF gene encoding pyruvate kinase PykF — protein sequence MKKTKIVCTIGPKSESKEMLTNLVNAGMNVMRLNFSHGNYEEHGERIKTMREVNQETGARVAILLDTKGPEIRTIKLEDGKDVTLEAGQEFTITTDKSVVGNKNIVAVTYEGIAKDLKEGDTVLVDDGLIELTVKSVSDEEVKCLVNNTGELGENKGINLPGTSVQLPALSEKDKGDLKFGCDQKVDFVAASFIRKADDVREVRRVLDENGGEDIKIISKIENQEGVDNFDEILELSDGIMVARGDLGVEIPVEEVPFAQKMMIDKCNEIGKMVITATQMLDSMIKNPRPTRAEAGDVANAIIDGTDAVMLSGETAKGKYPVEAVEIMAQIAEKTDSMIPAYDMDFEGEISITEAVAKGTVDAAEVLNAKLIAVGTQSGRSARALRKYFPTAHILALTNNSKAANQLALSRGVESFVGKNVMTLDEFYAVVEEEAVAKGLAKSGDIIVATCGEEVFKVGTTNSFKVIVVK from the coding sequence GTGAAGAAAACGAAAATAGTATGTACGATAGGTCCTAAATCAGAAAGTAAAGAGATGCTTACAAATCTTGTTAATGCAGGTATGAACGTTATGAGACTTAATTTTTCCCATGGAAACTATGAAGAGCATGGTGAAAGAATCAAGACTATGAGAGAAGTAAATCAAGAAACAGGAGCTAGAGTGGCTATTCTTTTAGATACTAAAGGGCCTGAGATCAGAACTATAAAGTTAGAAGACGGAAAAGACGTAACTCTTGAAGCAGGACAAGAATTTACAATTACAACTGATAAAAGTGTTGTAGGTAATAAAAACATTGTTGCAGTTACTTATGAAGGAATCGCTAAAGACCTTAAAGAAGGGGATACAGTACTTGTAGATGACGGTCTTATAGAACTTACTGTAAAATCAGTATCAGACGAGGAAGTTAAGTGTCTTGTAAACAACACAGGAGAACTTGGAGAGAATAAAGGAATAAACCTTCCTGGAACATCTGTTCAACTTCCTGCTCTTTCTGAAAAAGATAAAGGCGACCTTAAATTTGGTTGTGATCAAAAAGTGGATTTCGTAGCTGCATCTTTCATCAGAAAAGCAGATGACGTAAGAGAAGTGAGAAGAGTCCTAGATGAAAATGGCGGAGAGGACATAAAAATAATCTCTAAAATAGAAAATCAAGAGGGTGTGGACAATTTTGACGAGATCTTAGAATTATCTGACGGAATAATGGTTGCCAGAGGAGATCTAGGGGTAGAAATTCCAGTGGAGGAAGTTCCATTTGCTCAGAAAATGATGATAGATAAGTGTAACGAGATCGGGAAAATGGTAATAACTGCAACTCAGATGCTAGATTCTATGATCAAAAACCCAAGACCTACAAGAGCAGAGGCTGGAGACGTAGCCAATGCAATAATCGACGGTACAGATGCAGTAATGCTTTCTGGAGAAACAGCCAAAGGTAAATACCCTGTAGAAGCGGTAGAGATAATGGCGCAGATAGCTGAAAAAACAGACTCAATGATCCCTGCATATGACATGGACTTCGAAGGAGAGATAAGCATAACAGAGGCCGTAGCAAAGGGAACTGTAGACGCGGCAGAGGTACTAAATGCAAAACTTATAGCTGTAGGAACTCAGAGTGGAAGATCGGCAAGAGCCCTTAGAAAATATTTCCCGACTGCTCATATACTGGCTCTTACAAACAACTCAAAGGCTGCGAATCAGCTTGCTCTTTCAAGAGGAGTAGAGTCTTTTGTTGGAAAGAATGTAATGACTTTAGACGAATTCTATGCAGTAGTAGAAGAAGAGGCAGTAGCTAAAGGACTTGCAAAAAGTGGAGATATAATTGTAGCGACTTGCGGAGAAGAAGTATTCAAGGTGGGAACTACAAACTCATTTAAAGTTATAGTTGTAAAGTAG
- the eno gene encoding phosphopyruvate hydratase: MTTIVDVKAREILDSRGNPTVEVDVRLECGAMGRAAVPSGASTGEREAVELRDGDKSRYLGKGCLTAVNNVNTEIREAILGMDATDQVAIDKLMIALDGTKTKARLGANAILGVSLATAKAAAEALGQSLFKYLGGTNAKELPLPMMNILNGGSHADSAVDVQEFMVQPVGAKTFAEGLRMGTEVFHHLGKLLKANGDSTNVGNEGGYAPAKIEGTEGALDIIIEAIKAAGYEPGKDVTLALDAAASEFCDGGEDGNKVYNFKREGGVKRTTDEMIEWYAGLIEKYPITSIEDGLDENDWAGFAKLTEKVGATTQIVGDDLFVTNTEYLAMGIEKKSANSILIKLNQIGTLTETLEAIEMAKKAGYTAVVSHRSGETADATIADVAVATNAGQIKTGSASRSDRMAKYNQLLRIEEELGETAVYAGMNAFYNIKK; encoded by the coding sequence ATGACGACAATAGTAGACGTAAAAGCTAGAGAAATTTTAGACTCAAGAGGAAATCCAACTGTAGAAGTAGATGTAAGACTAGAATGTGGAGCAATGGGAAGAGCAGCTGTTCCATCAGGAGCATCAACTGGTGAAAGAGAAGCAGTAGAACTTAGAGACGGAGATAAATCAAGATACCTTGGAAAAGGTTGTCTTACTGCAGTAAACAACGTAAATACTGAAATCAGAGAAGCTATCTTAGGAATGGACGCCACTGACCAAGTTGCTATCGATAAATTAATGATCGCCCTTGACGGAACTAAAACAAAAGCTAGATTAGGAGCTAACGCTATACTAGGAGTATCTCTTGCAACTGCAAAAGCTGCAGCGGAGGCTTTAGGTCAATCTTTATTCAAATACCTTGGAGGAACTAACGCTAAAGAATTACCTCTTCCAATGATGAACATACTAAACGGTGGATCTCACGCAGATTCTGCTGTAGACGTACAAGAGTTTATGGTTCAGCCAGTAGGAGCAAAAACTTTTGCTGAGGGACTAAGAATGGGAACTGAAGTATTCCACCATCTTGGAAAGCTTCTAAAAGCAAACGGAGATTCTACAAACGTAGGAAACGAGGGTGGATATGCTCCAGCTAAGATAGAAGGAACTGAAGGAGCCCTTGATATAATTATAGAGGCTATCAAGGCAGCAGGATACGAGCCTGGGAAAGACGTAACTCTAGCACTAGACGCAGCAGCATCTGAGTTCTGTGACGGTGGAGAGGATGGAAACAAAGTATACAACTTCAAAAGAGAAGGTGGAGTAAAGAGAACAACTGACGAAATGATCGAATGGTACGCAGGTCTTATCGAAAAGTATCCTATAACTTCAATTGAAGACGGACTTGACGAAAATGACTGGGCAGGATTCGCTAAACTTACTGAAAAAGTAGGAGCTACTACTCAAATAGTTGGAGACGATTTATTTGTAACTAACACAGAGTATCTTGCAATGGGAATCGAGAAGAAGTCAGCTAATTCAATTCTAATCAAATTAAACCAGATCGGAACTCTAACTGAAACTTTAGAAGCTATCGAAATGGCTAAAAAAGCTGGATATACAGCAGTAGTATCACACAGATCTGGAGAAACTGCAGATGCAACTATCGCAGACGTAGCAGTGGCAACTAACGCTGGACAGATCAAAACTGGATCTGCTTCAAGATCAGACAGAATGGCTAAGTACAACCAACTTCTTAGAATAGAAGAAGAGCTTGGAGAAACTGCAGTATACGCAGGAATGAACGCTTTTTACAACATCAAAAAATAA
- a CDS encoding TIGR00266 family protein encodes MEVKVMADVIDYKIFGHDMQLVEIELDPGEGVRAEAGAMTYMESQIEMQTGAGGGLFGGFKRMITGESFFITTFKNNGKSKKSVGFSAPYPGQIIPLDLNKFNGEFMCQKDSFLCAANGIDIDVAFTKKLGAGFFGGEGFILQRLKGDGMAFVHAGGSIIEKDLKAGEALRVDTGCIVGFERSVDYDIRFVGGFKNALFGKEGLFLATLEGPGRVYIQSMPISKLAERLYANMGSSRERGGSGGTLLSGAVAGGILGGILDRD; translated from the coding sequence ATGGAGGTAAAAGTAATGGCAGATGTTATAGACTACAAAATTTTTGGACATGATATGCAGCTTGTAGAGATAGAACTGGATCCCGGAGAGGGAGTAAGGGCTGAGGCTGGTGCCATGACTTATATGGAATCTCAAATAGAGATGCAGACTGGAGCCGGAGGGGGTCTTTTTGGAGGCTTCAAAAGAATGATAACAGGAGAAAGTTTTTTTATAACAACATTTAAAAATAATGGAAAATCAAAAAAGTCAGTAGGGTTCAGTGCTCCCTACCCGGGGCAGATAATTCCTCTGGATTTAAATAAGTTTAACGGAGAGTTTATGTGTCAGAAAGATTCATTTTTATGTGCAGCTAACGGCATAGACATAGATGTGGCTTTTACAAAAAAATTGGGAGCCGGGTTTTTTGGCGGGGAGGGTTTCATACTCCAGAGGCTCAAGGGAGATGGTATGGCATTTGTCCATGCAGGAGGGTCCATCATAGAGAAAGATCTCAAAGCTGGGGAAGCTCTCCGTGTTGATACCGGATGTATAGTTGGATTTGAAAGGAGTGTAGATTATGATATAAGATTTGTAGGCGGATTTAAAAACGCACTTTTTGGAAAAGAAGGGCTTTTTCTAGCAACCCTTGAGGGGCCTGGCAGAGTTTATATTCAGAGTATGCCTATATCCAAACTCGCTGAGAGACTTTATGCCAATATGGGGAGCTCTAGAGAAAGAGGTGGTTCTGGAGGAACTCTCCTAAGTGGAGCTGTGGCAGGTGGAATTCTTGGAGGGATATTAGACAGGGATTAA